A stretch of DNA from Leopardus geoffroyi isolate Oge1 chromosome B3, O.geoffroyi_Oge1_pat1.0, whole genome shotgun sequence:
gggtccaaggggctaccggaataaaaaaatatccctggaccacccaaaggactgtggacctaggaaatggaaaggtcacccattccaTCCTAGTCATCCCCGACAGCCCatgccccttattaggaagagacttactcactaaaatgggggcccagattcattttacgccagggggcccccaagtgactggccctcaCAATCAACCCATGACCGtacttactctaagattagaagatgaatatcaaCTCCATCAGGagccaccctcacaaagtcaaaacatagagccctggctccagcagttcccagaagcatgggctgaaaccgggtAAACATCGCCTGGCTCTATTCATAGAGTTGAAACtgggggcagatccagttcgggtccgacagtacccgatgtcaatggaggccaGAAGTGGCATCACGCCACATATCCatcgcctcctagacttaggcatcttgcgtccctgccattcagcctggaacacccccctgctgccTGTACGAAAACCTAACAGTGCGGACTACCATCCAGTACAAGATCTAAGAGAAGTTAACCgccgagtcatggacatacacccaacagtgcccaacccctataccctcctaagtgccctcagcccagaaagACAATGGTATACtgtccttgatttaaaagatgcttttttcagcctgcctctggcccccaaaagccaagagctcttcgccttcgagtggtCCGACCCTGAGAGGggcataaatgggcaactcacctggacccggctcccccaaggatttaaaaactcacccaccttgttcgatgaggcactTCACGAGGATCTGGGTccgaggtaacctacttgggGTACCTGTTAAGAGAAGGCCAGCGGtggctcactgatgcacggaaggaaaccgtcctccgcatcccccgacccacAACACGAAGGCAGGTGAGAGAATTCCTGGGATCGGCCGGGTTCTGCCACTTGTGGATACCTCGGTTCGCCGAGATGGCTAAGCCTCTTtacctggtcacccaagaacAGGCGCCCTTcgagtggacagaggaaactgagcaggctttccaACAAATTAAACTCGCCCTGTTGTCAGCGccagccttagggctccccgatgtctccaaaccctttcaTCTCTTCGTAGATGAAAACAAGggggtagccaaagcagtgctgacgcaACTCCTTGGTCCATGGCCCAGGCCCattgcctatctttcaaaaagactagacccagtagcggctggctggcccccttgcctccgtatgatcgctgctacagctctaatggtaaaggatgctgataagttaactatgggacagGAGTTACATGTTACAACCCCTCATGCCATCGagggagtcctcaaacaacctcctgaccgatggatAAGTAACAcccgactggttcactaccagggactattattaaatcccctcagaatcatttaGGCTCCCCCACCGCCCcgaacactaaaccctgcctccctattaccagacccggacttagatacccccctccatgactgcgctgagatattggcacaggttcatggagttcgggaagatttacaggatcacCCTCTACCAGACGCCGaggttacctggttcactgacggcagcagctttgtacatcaggg
This window harbors:
- the LOC123583624 gene encoding LOW QUALITY PROTEIN: uncharacterized protein LOC123583624 (The sequence of the model RefSeq protein was modified relative to this genomic sequence to represent the inferred CDS: inserted 2 bases in 1 codon), which translates into the protein MAAAALGLRPDPSFLRAATGACPSYGSPARSLEDRSRPGWRMLEETRGPSPTTAPKRQTLPKVDTGAQHSVLIRPHGKISEKSSWVQGATGIKKYPWTTQRTVDLGNGKVTHSILVIPDSPCPLLGRDLLTKMGAQIHFTPGGPQVTGPHNQPMTVLTLRLEDEYQLHQEPPSQSQNIEPWLQQFPEAWAETXGKHRLALFIELKLGADPVRVRQYPMSMEARSGITPHIHRLLDLGILRPCHSAWNTPLLPVRKPNSADYHPVQDLREVNRRVMDIHPTVPNPYTLLSALSPERQWYTVLDLKDAFFSLPLAPKSQELFAFEWSDPERGINGQLTWTRLPQGFKNSPTLFDEALHEDLGPR